CATAGTTCCCGGTATTTTCACCAATAATTTTAATGCTGTTTTTATTCGCGCCGACGGTACCATCTGACCCAAGGCCGTAGAAGAGCGCCCGGAACATCTCGTCAGGCTCGATCAGGAAGCTCCGGTCATAATCAAGACTGGTATGAGTTACATCATCGTTGATACCGACCGTGAAGTGGTTTTTCGGTTTTGCAGAAGCCATGTTGTCGAAGACAGCCTTGACCATTGCGGGTGTAAATTCCTTTGATGAGAGACCATATCGACCACCGGTAATGGCTGGAATGGTTTTCATCAATCCATTCTGTACTCCTTCAAGCAGTGCATTGACGGTGTCAAGATAGAGTGGCTCTCCAGCGCTTCCGGGTTCCTTGACCCGATCCAGTACAGAAATTGACTTGACCGTGGCAGGAAACGCCTTGATGAAACGTTCGATATCGAAGGGACGGAAGAGACGGGCGTGGATGACACCGACTTTTTCACCCTGATTGTTGAGATATTCAGCGGTTTCCCTGGCGGTTTCGACTCCGGAACCCATCAGGACAATGACGCGTTCAGCATCAGTTGCACCGTAGTATTCATAGAGGTTATAGTGGCGACCAGTGAGCTCTCCGAATTTCGCCATCGCTTTTTCAGTGATTTCGGCGCACGCATTGTAATAGCTGTTGACCGTCTCTCTGCCCTGAAAATAGACATCGGGATTCTGGGATGTGCCCCTGATAATTGGTGCATCAGGGCTCATGCGGCGGTTTCTGTGTGCTATGACGAGATCATCATTGATCATCTCTTTAATGATATCATCGGCAATGATCTCTATTTTTGAGATTTCATGAGAGGTTCTGAATCCGTCAAAGAAATGAAGGAATGGAATTCTTGATTCAAGGGTTGCAGCAGCCGTAATGAGCGCCATATCCATGACCTCCTGAACGGAAGCTGATGCAAGCATGGCAAAGCCTGTTCCGCGAATTGACATGACGTCGCCATGGTCTCCAAAGATCGAGAGAGCCTGCGCGGCCAGCGAACGTGCCGAGACGTGAATGACGCACGAGGAGAGCTCACCGGCTATTTTATACATGTTGGGAATCATCAGCAGGAGCCCCTGTGACGCAGTAAAGGTGGTTGTTAGCGCACCGGTCTGCAGGGAGCCGTGAACCGCTGCCGCAGCGCCAGCTTCACTCTGTAACTCGTCAATTTTGGGGACAGTTCCCCAGATGTTGGTTTTTCCTTCGCTTGCCCATGCCTCCGAATATTCCCCCATCGGTGATGCTGGAGTGATCGGATAGATACAGATAACTTCACTGGTGCGGAAAGAGATATGAGCCAAAGCTTCATTTCCCTCCATTGTTTTATAAGTCCGGCTCATACTGTCAGTCACTTGAAATTTGTATTGATAAGGGTATGTGCAGATCACCGATATGGAAAGTGAGAAGGAACTGCAAGCGTTATAATCGTAAGACAAGAAAAACAGAGAAAAAACCCACTTCTGGGTGGAAAGAAAGATATAAAAAAAAATGAATTTGATAAATTTAATTAGATTTCTGTTTGTTTTATGGTGAATCCGGCGGATGGGGAACAATCCCCCGAACAAGTTTGCACGGTTCTTTGCTATTTTTTTAATTATAGAGTAAATGAGGTGTTATGGACGCGGAACATTCCGAAAACATTGTCTATGGCAGGAATGCCGTACTTGAGCTTCTCCAGCAAAAGCCCGAAAGTATTGAGAAGATCTATTTTCAGTTTAACACCTCTCATCCAAAACTGAAGGAAATTGTTATTACCGCAAGGCGGCTGAAGCTGGTGAGCGGCAAAGCCCGGCTTGAAAAACTTTCCCTTATTGCCGGCACAACAAAGCACCAGGGAGTTTGTGCTCTTATCAGTTCGGTCACCTACTACTCGCTTGAAGAGGTGCTGGCAACTCCCCGCAATACCTTCCCGCTTCTTGTGGTACTGCAGGGGCTTGATGATCCCCACAACATCGGAGCCATAATAAGAACTGCTGAAGCTGTGGCTGCCGATGCAGTTGTGCTTGTTGAAGGAAAGGGCTCTCCTGTTAATGCTGTCGTTCACAAGGCCTCAGCCGGAGCGCTCTCTCATATGAGAATTTGCAAGGTAAAAAGCCTTGTGCGTGCCCTTGAACTTCTGCATCAATGCAATGTTCAGGTTCTTGCGGCTGATATGGAAGCAGAACTCAATTATACCGATGCCGACATGAAAAAATCGACAGCCATTGTGCTTGGTATGGAAGGGAGCGGTATTGCACCTGAAGCGCTGCAATTCTGCGATCATGTTGTCCGCATTCCCATGGCAGGCTGCGTTGAATCCCTGAATGTCAGTGTGACGGCCGGTGTGCTGCTTTACGAAGCCATGAGGCAGCGGCTTGCATGAGCGAACCGCTTTTAACCGGCTGATTTGACGGGATTGCAAAAAAATATTACCTTGTCTTGCACAAAGACGAACCCTTATTTTGGGTTGGACACTCCATCAACATACTTTTTCTCCTCGCCATGACTATTCCCGAAGATCTCCGTTATACCAAAGACCATGAATGGATTAAACTGCTCGAAGATGGCAGCACCGCACTGGTCGGCATTACTGACTTTGCCCAGCACGAACTTGGGGATATTGTTTTTGTTGAATTGAAATCTGCCGGAACAGTGCTGAAACAGCATGAGGTCTTTGGTACAGTCGAGGCGGTAAAAACCGTTGCCGATCTTTTTGCTCCGGTTGCCGGTGAACTGCTTGAGCTGAATGCTCTGCTTGACAGCGCTGAAATTGTCAATCAGGATCCATACAACGATGGCTGGCTGGTCAAGATGAAGGTTGCCAGTCCGGAAGCAGTTCATGCACTGCTTGATGCTGAGGCTTACCGTCAGCTCACAGGGGAGTAACCAATGCCATTTATTGTCAATACTGCCAGCGAAAGGGATGAGATGCTCAAGGCAATCGGGGTCAGCTCCTTTGATGATCTGCTTGTTGCTATTCCTGAAGAGATACGACTGAAGAGAGCTCTCGATCTTTTTCCGGCTTCAGATGAACCCCAGGTTCGAAAACTGCTGGAGGGCCTTGCTTCTGCTAACAAGAGTACGGCTGATTATGTCAGTTTCCTTGGAGGAGGGGCTTATGATCACTTCATCCCCGCAGCCATCAAGACCATTACCTCCCGCAGCGAGTTTTATACGGCATATACGCCATACCAGGCTGAGGTCTCCCAAGGCACCCTGCAGGCAATTTACGAATACCAGAGCCTTGTCTGCCGTCTCTATGAGATGGATGTTGCCAATGCCTCCATGTATGACGGGGCGACGGCCTTGGCTGAAGCAGTCTTGATGGCCATGAACGTTACGGGTCGCAGCAAGGTTGTTGTGGCTGGTAAGCTGCACCCGTACAACAGCTCTGTTCTGAAAACCTATCTTGAAGCAGCCGGTCACCATGCAGTTATACAGAACACTCTTGAAGAGGGTGTTGGCAGCATTGATGCACTGAAAGAGCTTGTCGGTGCCTCGGTTGCTGCCGTGGTTGTGCAGCAGCCCAACTTTTATGGCTCTCTTGAAGATGTTGAAGCGATCGGGGCCATTGCCCATGAAAACGGGGCGCTTTTTGTTGTCTCCGCCGATCCGCTTTCACTTGGCATGCTTGCAGCTCCCGGAAGTTACGGGGCAGATATTGCCGTCGGTGAGGGCCAGCCCCTTGGTACGCCTCAGAG
The DNA window shown above is from Pelodictyon phaeoclathratiforme BU-1 and carries:
- the gcvH gene encoding glycine cleavage system protein GcvH, coding for MTIPEDLRYTKDHEWIKLLEDGSTALVGITDFAQHELGDIVFVELKSAGTVLKQHEVFGTVEAVKTVADLFAPVAGELLELNALLDSAEIVNQDPYNDGWLVKMKVASPEAVHALLDAEAYRQLTGE
- the rlmB gene encoding 23S rRNA (guanosine(2251)-2'-O)-methyltransferase RlmB, whose amino-acid sequence is MDAEHSENIVYGRNAVLELLQQKPESIEKIYFQFNTSHPKLKEIVITARRLKLVSGKARLEKLSLIAGTTKHQGVCALISSVTYYSLEEVLATPRNTFPLLVVLQGLDDPHNIGAIIRTAEAVAADAVVLVEGKGSPVNAVVHKASAGALSHMRICKVKSLVRALELLHQCNVQVLAADMEAELNYTDADMKKSTAIVLGMEGSGIAPEALQFCDHVVRIPMAGCVESLNVSVTAGVLLYEAMRQRLA
- the gcvPA gene encoding aminomethyl-transferring glycine dehydrogenase subunit GcvPA → MPFIVNTASERDEMLKAIGVSSFDDLLVAIPEEIRLKRALDLFPASDEPQVRKLLEGLASANKSTADYVSFLGGGAYDHFIPAAIKTITSRSEFYTAYTPYQAEVSQGTLQAIYEYQSLVCRLYEMDVANASMYDGATALAEAVLMAMNVTGRSKVVVAGKLHPYNSSVLKTYLEAAGHHAVIQNTLEEGVGSIDALKELVGASVAAVVVQQPNFYGSLEDVEAIGAIAHENGALFVVSADPLSLGMLAAPGSYGADIAVGEGQPLGTPQSFGGPYLGIFTVKQQLVRKIPGRLVGMTKDRDGEDGFILTLQTREQHIRREKATSNICSNQALNALQAAIYLSLLGKEGLQQVATQSAQKAHYLAGKIAAIPGFSLKYKAPFFREFVVETPIPAAAVIERMLEHKLFAGHDLAVHGETGLLVAVTEKRTKAELDSFVDKLEGITGI